In Fusobacterium sp., one genomic interval encodes:
- a CDS encoding NADH-quinone oxidoreductase subunit NuoF, with protein MNCNKKILICGGTGCLSSKSDEIKINLEKYIAEYNVKDVEVVLTGCFGFCEKGPIVKIIPENTFYIEVKPEDAEEIIKIDIIDGEKIERLLYVDPKTEERIHDSKDMEFYQKQERRALKNCGVIDPENIDDFLKNDGYKGIEKVLKTMSNRDVIKEIFASGLRGRGGGGFLTGIKWEIASNIKDEQKYIVCNADEGDPGAFMDRSILEGDPHSVIEGMMIAGYAIGATEGLVYIRAEYPLAIHRLSVAIESARKKGFLGKNILGSDFEFDIELKFGAGAFVCGEETALIHSMEGRRGEPTSKPPYPAEKGFWDKPTVVNNVETLVNVPGILLHGKEWFREVGTEKSPGTKVFALAGKINNVGLVEVPMGITLREIIFEIGGGIKDNKKFKAVQTGGPSGGCLTEKDLDTPIDFDTLSKKGSIMGSGGMVVMDEDDCMVAIAKFFLEFTLDESCGKCTPCRVGNTRLYEMLDKITQGRGTLEDLHLLQELSEGIKATSLCGLGQTSANPVLSTLAQFYDEYVEHVVDKRCAAGACQKLITYSITDKCIGCTACARVCPIDAITGTVKHRHEINNEICIKCGACYETCKFGAIVKL; from the coding sequence ATGAACTGCAATAAGAAAATTTTGATATGTGGCGGAACAGGTTGCTTATCATCTAAAAGCGATGAGATAAAGATAAACTTAGAAAAATATATAGCTGAGTATAATGTGAAAGATGTAGAAGTGGTTCTTACAGGATGTTTTGGTTTTTGTGAAAAAGGACCAATAGTAAAAATAATACCTGAAAATACATTCTATATAGAAGTAAAACCAGAAGATGCAGAAGAAATAATCAAGATAGATATAATAGATGGGGAAAAAATAGAAAGATTACTTTATGTAGATCCTAAAACTGAAGAACGTATTCATGACTCTAAAGATATGGAATTCTATCAAAAACAAGAAAGAAGAGCTCTTAAAAATTGTGGAGTTATTGACCCTGAAAATATAGATGATTTCTTGAAAAATGATGGATATAAGGGAATAGAAAAAGTTTTAAAGACTATGAGTAATAGGGATGTAATAAAGGAGATATTTGCTTCTGGACTTAGAGGAAGAGGAGGAGGAGGATTCCTTACTGGTATCAAATGGGAGATTGCCTCTAATATAAAAGATGAACAAAAATATATTGTATGTAATGCTGATGAGGGAGACCCAGGAGCATTTATGGATAGATCTATACTGGAAGGAGATCCTCATTCAGTAATAGAAGGAATGATGATAGCTGGATATGCTATTGGAGCTACAGAAGGTCTAGTATATATCAGAGCTGAGTATCCTTTAGCTATTCATAGATTATCAGTTGCTATAGAATCTGCAAGAAAAAAAGGATTTTTAGGAAAAAATATATTAGGAAGCGATTTTGAGTTTGATATTGAATTAAAATTTGGAGCAGGAGCCTTTGTATGTGGAGAAGAAACTGCTCTTATTCATTCAATGGAAGGAAGAAGAGGGGAGCCCACTTCTAAGCCCCCATATCCAGCAGAAAAAGGATTTTGGGATAAACCTACAGTAGTAAATAATGTTGAAACTTTGGTAAATGTACCAGGAATACTTTTACATGGAAAAGAGTGGTTCAGAGAAGTGGGAACTGAAAAATCTCCAGGAACAAAAGTATTTGCTTTAGCAGGAAAAATTAATAATGTGGGACTTGTTGAGGTTCCTATGGGAATAACTTTAAGAGAAATAATATTTGAAATTGGTGGAGGAATCAAAGATAATAAAAAATTTAAGGCAGTACAGACAGGAGGGCCATCTGGAGGATGTCTGACTGAAAAAGACCTTGATACTCCAATAGATTTTGATACTTTAAGTAAAAAAGGTTCTATCATGGGATCTGGAGGAATGGTAGTAATGGATGAAGATGACTGTATGGTTGCCATTGCAAAATTCTTCCTGGAATTTACTCTTGATGAATCTTGTGGGAAATGTACACCTTGCAGAGTGGGAAATACAAGACTTTATGAAATGCTTGATAAAATAACTCAAGGAAGAGGGACATTGGAAGATCTTCATCTTTTACAAGAGTTATCTGAAGGAATAAAAGCAACTTCTCTATGTGGATTGGGGCAAACATCTGCTAATCCTGTTCTTTCTACATTAGCTCAATTTTATGATGAATATGTTGAGCATGTAGTGGATAAGAGATGTGCTGCTGGAGCATGTCAAAAACTTATTACATATTCTATTACAGATAAATGTATTGGATGTACAGCTTGTGCAAGAGTATGTCCAATAGATGCTATTACAGGTACTGTAAAACACAGACATGAAATAAATAATGAAATCTGTATAAAATGTGGAGCTTGCTATGAGACTTGTAAATTCGGTGCAATTGTAAAACTATAA
- a CDS encoding NAD(P)H-dependent oxidoreductase subunit E encodes MICKDNIGFKELKSYISTFEDKKSALIIVLHKAQEIFGYIPTEVQEFIAEKLEIPVAKVYGVVSFYNFFSMEPKGKYQISVCTGTACYVRGAGKVLENLEKELDIGVGGVTKDGLFSLDCLRCVGACGLAPVVIVGKEVHGKVKPTDIKKLIETYMEKERQENA; translated from the coding sequence ATGATATGTAAAGATAATATTGGGTTTAAAGAACTAAAAAGTTATATATCAACATTTGAGGATAAAAAAAGTGCTCTTATTATAGTTCTACACAAAGCTCAAGAAATTTTTGGATATATTCCAACTGAAGTCCAGGAATTCATAGCTGAGAAATTGGAAATTCCAGTAGCAAAAGTATATGGGGTAGTAAGTTTTTATAACTTCTTTTCTATGGAGCCAAAGGGAAAATATCAAATATCTGTATGTACAGGTACAGCATGCTATGTTAGAGGAGCAGGGAAAGTTCTAGAGAATCTTGAAAAAGAACTTGATATAGGAGTAGGAGGAGTTACTAAAGATGGACTTTTCTCTCTTGATTGTTTAAGATGTGTGGGAGCATGTGGATTAGCTCCAGTAGTTATTGTTGGTAAGGAAGTTCATGGAAAGGTAAAACCAACTGATATAAAAAAATTAATTGAAACTTATATGGAAAAGGAAAGACAAGAGAACGCTTAA